The nucleotide window aggcttttaccttcatcgaaggggccgaactagtataaactctcttgcgtccttgtgtccgctttaaccccttcaagctaacccatcatgatggctccatgactaagtcctttctctaggacatctgccatgacaaaaccacgacacctACGCAACCGTATCATCTGATGCGCTACTTCTTTTGGAATATTAGAGGTTGCGGGCACTCGGGTCGTCACACGCAACTTAGGGAGTATATCGCGCGCGAGAGGATTGACGTTGTGGCTCTTCAATAAACGATCAAAGCGGATTTTACGTATCGCGATCTTGCGGCCTATGATCCTCTCCACCGCTTCGTGTGGGGCTGGGTCCCTTCCGCTGGCCATTCAGGCGGTCTTCTTCTGGGTTGTAATTCTGACGTATGTGATGTTGTAACCTGGGATGTGGGGGCGTTCTTCATTTCAGTCACCATTAAACATAGAGTCTCTCTCGCCTCCTGGGCGATCGTTTGTGTTTACGGGCCGGCCGATCACTCTCGCACGGCCGATTTCCTAGGTGAAATCCAAGTCTTGGTCGGGGCCAAGCAAGCCGCTAACATCCCCATTGTCCTTGGGGGCGATTTTAACCTTATCCGATCGGACGCGGACAAAAATAACCGCAACATTGACTGGCCTAGGGTTTCCGTTTTTAacaatgccattgcggcttgcgCTCTTCGGGAAATTGCTAGGACAGGGGCTAGATACATGTGGACTAACAAACAACTCAACCCGGTTCGGAGCGTCCTGGACCGTGTTTTCATTACATCTGATTGGGAGATGCTTTTTCCCATGTGCACGCTGGTTGCTGAAACACGCATTGGTTCTGATCATGTCCCATTGATCCTGGCCTCTAGGGAGGATAGGATCAAGCATAGTCCACGCTTCTACTTCGAAACAGGGTGGTTCGAGGTAGAGGGGTTCATTCCTATGCTCCTTGCATGTTGGGAACAAGCTAGGGCTGCGGCTGGGCGCTCTAGAGGTCCCCTGGACATTTGGGTGAATGCGGCCGGGACCCTGCGTGGTTTCCTCCGAGGGTGGGGGGCAAATCATGGTAGTGACGCTAAACGAGCTAGGGAAGATCTTATCGAGGAAATCAAGGCACTTGACGCCCAGGCCGACTCTCGTTCCTTCTCGGAAGCAGAGTGGGCTAACCGTTACGCCCTTGAAAACCAAGTGCTTGCCATCCTCAGGGAAGAGGAGGAATATTGGCGCCGGAGGGGTGGCGTCAAGTGGATTACCAAGGGGGATGCTAACACGGGCTATTTCCATGCCTTCGCCAACGGCCGCAAGAGGAAATGTTCGATTCTGAGATTGCAATCGGACCAGGGGCTACTAGTCAGTCAAGCCGAAATCTCGCGGCACATCTACGACTTCTTCCTTAACCTGTTGGGAACAGCGGAAGAAAAGCCCCTGCGTCTCCGTGCAGACTTCTGGGGGGAAGAATCTCGTGTGTCgcaagccgagaacgatggcctgGCCCTATCCTTCTCCACGGGGGAGATCGATGAGGCGCttggctcgatgaagaccgaTACCGCGCCAGGGCCGGATGGCTGGCCGGTGTCTTTCTTCCGGCGGTTTTGGCCGGCGCTCAAGGACATTTTCTATGATATTATCAATGGGTTTGCGCTAGGCACAGTAGACATATCGCGCCTCAACTTCGGTGTCATTAGCCTAATCCCTAAAGTCAAGGGGGCGGACTCGATCAAGCAATACCGCCCCATCACCCTTATTAATGTGCCTTTCAAATTATGCTCCAAAGCTTACACTACGAGACTTGCCCCGGTTGCACAACATGTGATCGACCATAGCCAGTCGGGTTTCCTCAAAGGCCGTAACATCCTAGAAGGTTCGGTAGTTTTGCAAGAGATCGTTCTGGAGCTTAAGCGCACGCGTCAGCCGGCCGTGCTCTTCAAGCTCGATTTCGAGAAAGCCTACGACCGAGTGAACTGGGAGTTCATTCGCGAGGTGCTGAATCGGAAGGGATTTGAGTCGGGTTTCATTCATCGCATTATGCAACTTGTCTTGGGGGGACAGACTGCGATTGTAATCAACGGAGAAGTGGGGAACTTCTTCCGCAACAAACGAGGTCTCGGACAAGGAGATCCCTCCTCGCCATTGATTTTCAACTTTGTTGCCGATGCTCTCTCGGCCATGGTGAACAAGGCCAAGAACGCAGGCCATATTCGAGGTGTGGAGCCTCACCTTTGCCCTGGAGGGATCACCCACTTACAATATGCGGATGACACTCTGCTGCTCTTCGAGCCCGATGATCATAGCATAGCCTCGATTAAGCTCATCCTCCTCGCTTTCGAGATCATCTCCGACTTGAAGATTAATTTTCTGAAGAGTGAGGTGATGGCCATTGGCATGGACAATCCCAGCGCCTCCCACATTGCTAACCTACTTAACTGCAAACTAGGGAGTTTCCCAATTAAGTACCTAGGCCTTCCCATTTCGGACAAACACATTTCGACTCTCGAATGGGAACCACTATACGGCAAGGTGGCGAACCGGGTCAGCCCCTGGCGCGGCAGATTCCTTTCGTCCGCGGCTAGGCTGATCCTGACGAACTCTAGTCTGTCCTCCCTGCCCTTGTTTACCATGGGCATGTTCCTGCTGGCTGATGGAGTTCACGCCAAGCTTGACAACCCTAGATCTAAGTTCTTTTGGGAAGGGACTGGGACAAAAAAGAAATACCACCTGATCAAGTGGGCGGCGCTTTGCCGCCCCAAGAATTTCGGTGGACTTGGGATCCTCAACTCCATACTCATGAATGTAGCTCTCCTTGTCAAGTGGAtatggaaactctcccagaacgAACAAGGGCTTTGGGCTGATATTCTTCGAGCCAAATACTTCCCCGATGGGAACTTTCTCACCTCCAAGGCGAAGGGATCGCCTTTCTGGAATGGGATTCAGGCGGTTAAGCCGGCCTTCACGCTTGGGGCCAAGTTCTGCGTTAAGAATGGGAACTCCACGAGATTCTGGCTCGACCATTGGCTTGGGGCGGAACCTTTATGGCGAAGCCACTTTGACATCTACCAACTAGCTACGGATGTTGAAATCCTGGTGGCCGACGCGCTTAGAACTAACCCTCCTGCCATAGCTTTCAAAAGACCACTCCTCGCCCACTCCTAACTGCCTTGCAGGGTGTCTCTCTCTGCCCTGAGGCTGACACGGTCTCCTGGTCCCTCTCGAGATCCGGCAAGTTCACGGTCCAATCGCTTTACAACAAGCTGACTGAGGGACCGACCCTTGACATAGCTAGGGGGCTATGGAAAGCGTCTATTCCTCTAAAGATCAAAGTGTTTCTTTGGCAATTATTCCGTGACCGCCTACCTTCGTCTAACAACATTGCCATTAGACACGGCCCTTCGGATGGGTCTTGTGCGCTATGTGGAGTGCACGAAGATGCGAATCACATCTTCTTTCAATGTCACCTAGCACGGTTTGCTTGGAGTGCCGTCCGTGAGGCTTTTGCGCAAAACTGGAATCCCCAAACGGCTTCGGACCTACCTGGGATACTTCTCGCTCATAGAGGTAGCTTCGGGCGCGTGCTGTGGCGATGCGTAGGGGCGCTATGCTGGTCACTGTGGACCACCCGTAATAAGATGACTATCGAACACAAGGTCCCTGCTCACCCTGCTGATATTATTTTCAAATGCCACTTGTTTCTTCGGACATGGACACCGTTGGGAAAACGGCATGCTGCAGACCGGATGATGGAGGCCATGGAGCGGATTCGCATGATTCAGATTGAAGCCCGACACTAATCCCCGCTCGTGGCGCTTTTTGGACTAGCTACCTCGTTCCTTTAGTTGCTATTTTTTCTATCAGGCTGAGGCCGGTTGCATGTTCCGTACTATGGGCTTCGACCCCTTTTAATTTCTGTTGAACTCTCTGTTTTTTTTCCCTGTTGGATGCTGCCTGTGGtgggctttattaatttaaaaCCGGACGCATCGTGCATCTCCGTTCTAAAAAAAAAACTTAGTAGACACTTGCAGGCGAGAAGAAGTTGCTGTGCCCTCCAGCGTGAAGATTGGCCGCGGCATTGCACCTCTTCTCCTTCTCGAGCGCCTCTTCGGCCTTCCACGCTGCTTCAAATGGATCATGGAAGAtgatcggcggcggcggcttgtaAGTCCCCACGTCTTGGGCAATGGATGACTTGTCGTTCGTCGACTCTTCTGCTTCTTCATCGAGGAAGGTCCTAAGGAACTCCAGCTCGTCAGCTTCGAGCGGGACGATTTCTTCTGCAGCATCAGCGAAAAGCCCCTCTGGTTCCAAGTAGAAATTCTGTTCGATGCTGTTAGTAGCTCCGACCAGGAGATTTTCCTCCGCTTGTGACCCGAGAAGCTCATCGATTGTGCAACAGAACCGGGCCATGTCGTCGTCAGCTTCACGTACGTATTCATCCGGCAAGAAAACCGGTGCTGCAGCGGTGAACGACGATGTGGCAGGTGCCGGGACCGGGACGGCACCGCGCATCCTCTTCTTGGGGCTCGCCGGATGAGGCTCGGCGGCGGCAGCGGTCGCTGGCCTCTTCTGCGCGTGCGTGCTCTGGGTCACGGCCTCCGGTTGCGGTTGTTGAAGCTTGTACGCCTCCGATTCCTGTCGGGCCGCGTCAGGGGCATGCTGAGCCAAGTGCATCTTGCAGAAGACCTTCACCCCGTCGCTGACGGTGGCCTCCGGCAGCAGGCACCGGTACTCCTCCATGACCCAGCCCGtggacttgcccttcttcttgaaggACAGGTTCTTGACCTCGCCGACCTTGACTCCCGCGTGGCAAATCTCCGTGGTCTTCTGGATGGTCCACGTGCCGGTGCCGGTGCCGCGCACGCTCTGGTACTTGCTCCCGTTCTTGCTCTTGCACGTGGTGAAGAAGAACCGGTCGCCGCTGCTCACGGCCTGCGGCACGGGCGCGTACCGGGCGGCCAGATCCTTGGGCTCGCAGCCGGAGATGTTGGCGCGGTGGATGAGCTTGTCGACGCCGTGCAGCGTCTCGCCGGAGAGGAGGCGTGGCAGGTAGTAGGTGACGACCTCCACTTCCGTGGGGCTCAGCCGGTAGTGGTGAAAGACGTCGTCGACGTCGAGCCCCTCCATCCCGGCGGGCGGCACTAACTTATTCCACTTCTGAGCCCAGGCTTAGCTGCACCCTCCTTGacgaaaaaaaatcaaaacaaataatAGATAAATTCAAAAATTCCATTTTTTTTGTGTGTAGTAGATAATTTGATGCATGAGGTTCGCTCCAATTTTCAAATCATTTGAACATCTAAGAAACTCTCGGCAAAAAGACAAATTTGGGATATGTAAAAATGTTTACTGTTCACACACTATTCTGATCTGATTTGTCTTTTTTTGCTGAGAGCCGCTCAGATGTCCAAATGATCTAAAAATTAGAGCGAATCTCACGCATCAAATTATTTACCACACAattttttctggattttttttaaatttctagtatttatttttatttttttctgaCCGGGTGCAAATTAGTGTGGGCTCCGAAACGCCACACTCCTAACCGGTAATCCACTTCTGAGCTCAGGCTCGGCTGCACCCGCCCTGacgaaaaaaatcaaaacaaattcaaaaaattccatttttttgtGTGGTAGATAATTTGATGCATGAGGTTTGCTTCAATTTTCAAATCATTTGAACATCTGAGAAGCTCTCGGCAAAAAGGAAAAATTTGGGGTCTATAAGAATGTTTACTGTTCATGGAGTGTTCTAACCCGATTTGTCTTTTTTTCCTAAGAGCTGCTCAGTTGTTCAAATGATCTAAAAATTAGAGCGAACCTCATGCATCAAATTATCTACCACAAAATAAAAATGAAAGTTCTTGATTTTTTTAGTATTTGTTTTGATTTCTTTTTACCAGGTGCAAATCCACTTCTGAGCACAGGCCCACTAACTATCTAAATAGTTAGCCCCCACTAACTATtgctctcaacatgcaagcatgccacatcatcacaTTCATGCATGAGAAAAGGCATACCCTCACTACCATAcctctctcaacatgcaagcatgccacttCAACATGATATGCATGAAACAAAGAGCCATCTCAGCATGCAAACATACATGAGAATTTTAATTTCATTATacaaatataataaaaaaatatTACAACTATATAGTGATCAAATATAATAATAAGTTATAGCTTTTTATATTATTTCAAATATTTATGTTTCATACAACGAATCACATTGAAATATATTGCAAAATACCCCAGAACACTGTGTTGGGTATCATCTAGTTTATAAAAGACGCCGCACGTCCGTGCGCGGTGATACGCCCGCCGTGTATGTACGAATACGCGCACCCAACCCGCCGTATGCACGtcgggtgatacgtctccaacgtatttataatttttgattgttccatgctactatattatatatcttggatgttttatatgcatttatatgctattttatatgatttttgggtctaacctattaacctagagcccactgccagtttctgttttttctgaatttcgcagaaaaggaatatcaaacggagtccaattgacctgaaaatttacggagattatttttggaaaatataaaaaatactggaacgaaaagataccggagaagtgtctcgaggccaccacaagggttGTCGTGATGGGCGCACGTCAGATGCCAAGGGATGactaaagagaggaggaggctcgagggcactGGTGGGCTCTAGAGGCGAGGTCGGCATGAACGAGCGTAGGACgcaagacatacccaggttcagggctctccagaaagataatacccctagtcctgccAAGTGTGCTTTATACGTAACAATACAGAGTTGCTCCTATAGCTGTATGGGAGAAGAGAGGGAAGGCAAGCCAAGGCTTAGGCTGTTCCCTCTCCTGAGGTGTGGCTAGTATGGTGGATCTGATGCGTGCTCTCGTTCTCGTCGTGCCCGTGTGCATGCGGGCTCTAGGGTTTTTTTATAGGGCAACCCCCCAGGGGCACAATGGTAATATTACAAGGTCGTGGGGCCGGGTTGTCATCGTCCGAGAAGCCGGTGCTGGGACCTGTCGGGTGTCAGGGCTCGCCGGGTTCTCCGGGCACGGGCCCTACAGGCCTAGGGGCACTGTTTGCCATCTTGTCGATCGTCAGGGAGTGGCCGGGTTGAGTCTGCTACAGTGgcgctgtaggatcgaaagtatgtctagagggggggtgattagactacttgaccaaataaaaacttagccttttcccaattttagttcttggcagattttaactaatttgggacaagtcaagcaatcatcacataattcaagcaagcatgcaaagagtatataggcagcggaaagtaaagcatgcaacttgcaagaatgtaaagggaagggtttggagaaatcaaacgctattggagacacggatgtttttcccgtggttcggataggtggtgctatcctacatccacgttgatggagacttcaacccacgaagggtaacggttgcgcgagtccacacagggctccacccaaggataacggttgcgcgagtccacacagggctccacccacgaagggtccacgaagaagcaaccatccacaaagggtccatgaagaagcaaccttgtctatcccaccatggccatcgcccacacaggacttgcctcactagcggtagatcttcacgaagtaggcgatctccttgcccttacaaactccttggttcaactccacaatcttgtcggaggctcccaagtgacacctagccaatctaggagacaccactctccaagaagtaacaaatggtgtgtaggtaatgaactccttgctcttgtgcttcaaatgatagtctccccaacactcaactctctctcataggatttggatttggtggaaagaagatttgagtggaaagcaacttgggaaggctagagatcaagattcatatggtaggaatggaatgtcttggtctcaacacatgagtaggtggttctctctcagaacatatgagttggaatgatgtgtgtgttctgatggctctctcatcgaatgagaagaaggtggaggggtatatata belongs to Triticum urartu cultivar G1812 chromosome 7, Tu2.1, whole genome shotgun sequence and includes:
- the LOC125518626 gene encoding uncharacterized protein LOC125518626, with protein sequence MEGLDVDDVFHHYRLSPTEVEVVTYYLPRLLSGETLHGVDKLIHRANISGCEPKDLAARYAPVPQAVSSGDRFFFTTCKSKNGSKYQSVRGTGTGTWTIQKTTEICHAGVKVGEVKNLSFKKKGKSTGWVMEEYRCLLPEATVSDGVKVFCKMHLAQHAPDAARQESEAYKLQQPQPEAVTQSTHAQKRPATAAAAEPHPASPKKRMRGAVPVPAPATSSFTAAAPVFLPDEYVREADDDMARFCCTIDELLGSQAEENLLVGATNSIEQNFYLEPEGLFADAAEEIVPLEADELEFLRTFLDEEAEESTNDKSSIAQDVGTYKPPPPIIFHDPFEAAWKAEEALEKEKRCNAAANLHAGGHSNFFSPASVY